One genomic segment of Styela clava chromosome 3, kaStyClav1.hap1.2, whole genome shotgun sequence includes these proteins:
- the LOC120342143 gene encoding ubiquitin-conjugating enzyme E2-17 kDa-like, whose amino-acid sequence MALRRLQYEYNKLVTNSKTEFPRVKPINDENLFEWRAEIEGPVGTPYEGGIFKIFITYPTDYPFKPPKLHFETKIYHPNISEKGFVCVDILQKQWSPALTTSKILLSITSLLATPNPDDPMNSDAARLYLQDRRKYYERAKLWTRQQAM is encoded by the coding sequence ATGGCACTAAGAAGATTGCAATATGAGTACAATAAACTTGTCACCAACTCAAAAACAGAATTTCCGAGAGTGAAACCAATAAACGACGAGAATTTATTTGAATGGAGAGCGGAAATTGAGGGACCAGTCGGTACACCATATGAGGGtggaatattcaaaatttttataacataTCCAACCGACTATCCGTTCAAACCACCAAAACTTCACTTTGAAACCAAAATATATCATCCTAATATTAGTGAAAAAGGATTTGTTTGCGTCGATATCCTCCAAAAACAGTGGTCACCAGCTCTGACAACATCGAAAATATTGCTATCTATTACTTCGCTACTCGCAACTCCTAATCCCGATGATCCAATGAATAGTGATGCTGCTAGACTATATCTTCAAGACAGACGAAAATATTACGAAAGAGCAAAATTGTGGACCAGACAACAAGCGATGTAA